The Sedimentisphaera salicampi genome includes a region encoding these proteins:
- the dnaA gene encoding chromosomal replication initiator protein DnaA translates to MTKLKDSPESKAKEYLLDKIGREKYDLWFSQLDMSFEKDKLQVLVPNSFMEGMLRRNYLALLEEAGSSVSGSEVGISFVVNKQAQKNSERRIKPANASKPLKYPKARPVVVEDLPAGTGRYNLDDFIVGRKNKMAHRAAKACVSSGSELYNPLFFFGSYGLGKTHLLKAIVNETMRNNPSLKCKYISAEDFTNQFVNSTLRKDMNSFRKRFRGVDVLAIDDVHFLASKKGTQEEFLNTFNSIDHADKKIILASDSHPTMIEQFTESLVSRFVSGMVIKMEMPEFETRKKIVEIKASRMGLSISQDVVEYVAQNVSASVRELEGAVKKLSAQHLLLEKKITLSSAQYLISDMVSRVSSAPDAEGIIDTTASFFSVSSSQLRSKAKAKTVSLARSVAMHLLRENTDLSFPEIGGCFGGKNHSTVIQACRKVKKLIDANATVDWKHRGVKRSEKIGSVIKQVSDSLNIQQ, encoded by the coding sequence TTGACTAAACTAAAGGACAGCCCCGAATCCAAGGCAAAGGAGTATTTGCTTGATAAGATTGGACGGGAAAAATACGATTTGTGGTTTTCACAGCTCGATATGTCCTTTGAGAAAGACAAGCTTCAGGTGTTGGTCCCCAATTCCTTTATGGAAGGTATGTTAAGGAGGAACTATCTTGCTCTCTTAGAGGAAGCTGGCAGCAGCGTATCGGGCAGTGAAGTTGGTATTTCTTTTGTTGTAAACAAGCAGGCTCAGAAAAACTCCGAAAGGCGCATTAAGCCTGCAAATGCGAGCAAGCCGCTCAAATATCCCAAAGCAAGGCCTGTTGTGGTGGAAGACCTGCCCGCCGGAACTGGCAGATACAATCTTGATGATTTCATTGTTGGCAGGAAGAACAAAATGGCTCACAGGGCGGCAAAGGCGTGCGTGAGCTCGGGAAGCGAGCTGTACAACCCGCTGTTTTTCTTCGGAAGCTACGGCCTCGGAAAAACCCACCTGCTCAAGGCGATAGTAAACGAGACAATGAGAAACAATCCCTCATTGAAGTGCAAATATATATCAGCAGAAGATTTTACAAATCAGTTTGTAAACAGCACGCTCCGAAAGGATATGAACAGCTTCAGAAAGCGCTTCAGAGGAGTGGATGTTTTGGCGATTGATGATGTGCATTTCCTCGCAAGCAAGAAGGGTACGCAGGAAGAGTTCCTCAATACCTTCAACTCCATAGACCATGCAGACAAGAAGATAATCCTCGCCTCTGATTCTCACCCAACGATGATTGAGCAGTTCACAGAGAGCCTTGTAAGCAGGTTTGTTTCGGGTATGGTGATAAAAATGGAGATGCCAGAATTCGAAACGAGGAAGAAGATCGTAGAGATAAAAGCCTCAAGGATGGGGCTCAGCATCTCGCAGGATGTGGTTGAATACGTTGCTCAGAATGTATCCGCAAGCGTGAGGGAGCTGGAGGGCGCTGTAAAGAAGCTCTCCGCCCAGCATCTGCTTCTCGAGAAGAAGATAACTCTCAGCTCAGCTCAGTATCTGATTTCGGATATGGTAAGCAGGGTGAGCTCTGCGCCGGATGCTGAAGGCATAATCGATACTACTGCCTCGTTTTTCAGCGTGTCTTCAAGTCAGCTTCGCTCCAAGGCAAAAGCCAAAACAGTGAGCCTTGCCCGCTCAGTGGCAATGCATCTCCTCCGCGAAAACACAGACCTTTCATTCCCTGAGATCGGCGGGTGTTTCGGCGGGAAGAATCACAGCACCGTAATACAGGCCTGCAGAAAGGTTAAAAAGCTTATCGATGCAAACGCCACTGTTGACTGGAAGCACAGGGGCGTGAAAAGAAGCGAGAAGATCGGCTCGGTGATAAAGCAGGTGTCAGATTCGTTAAATATTCAGCAGTAA
- a CDS encoding CatA-like O-acetyltransferase — protein MSDTKSFEVKGGYSLEDLLEMFEGSKVDLARFKDYPKFALEYFHDKSEIADPNLHMTLQLDITGLRERYDRDFAGINSTFTAFLVYKLLLAASGIEFLRYRYIEGSWYCFDNLPLFFPVAVGGDKRFMEIIIDSPARLDFPEFAEKYCTGLEKIRNNPSDYKPVPNEIWKNMWFIGNLSYMRFTSFGVHLNQRDTGRPIFYFGQRYQQGERLYVPLYSRIDHATGDPFILNEVIEAFLES, from the coding sequence ATGAGCGATACGAAAAGTTTTGAAGTAAAGGGCGGGTATTCGCTTGAAGACCTGCTCGAGATGTTCGAGGGCAGTAAGGTTGATCTCGCAAGATTCAAAGACTACCCCAAATTTGCCCTCGAATATTTCCATGATAAAAGCGAAATTGCAGATCCGAACCTGCATATGACCCTCCAGCTTGATATTACAGGTCTTCGTGAAAGGTATGACCGAGATTTTGCAGGGATTAACTCAACGTTTACCGCATTTCTTGTGTATAAGCTGCTCCTTGCTGCCTCCGGCATTGAGTTCCTTCGCTACAGGTACATTGAAGGAAGCTGGTACTGCTTTGATAACCTCCCGCTCTTCTTCCCCGTTGCTGTTGGAGGAGACAAGCGGTTTATGGAAATCATAATAGACAGTCCCGCGAGGCTGGATTTTCCCGAGTTTGCAGAGAAGTATTGCACGGGGCTTGAGAAAATCCGCAATAACCCCTCCGATTATAAGCCAGTGCCCAACGAGATATGGAAGAATATGTGGTTCATCGGCAACCTAAGCTATATGCGCTTCACCTCTTTCGGCGTGCACCTCAATCAAAGAGATACCGGCAGGCCTATATTCTATTTCGGCCAGAGATACCAGCAGGGCGAAAGGCTCTATGTACCGCTGTATTCAAGGATAGACCACGCCACGGGCGATCCGTTTATCCTGAATGAGGTGATTGAAGCATTTCTGGAAAGCTGA
- a CDS encoding AMP-binding protein yields MTNQLFTRNTLGGFLTDLSRRSPDKDFIIYPDRNLRWTYREFDERVNRLAAGLLNTGIVQGDHVGVWARNVPDWLTFLFASAKIGAVLVTVNTLYKKFELDYVLKQSDMKALAIVDGCKDVDYVQTVYELVPELKTQKRGELKSEKYPELRNVIYIGQEKHRGMYNTSELMILGEHTSWEKVYQNASNLDSDEVVNIQYTSGTTGFPKGVMLTHSNILNNGYYIGGRQKLTSADRVCLPVPLFHCFGLVLGVMATLTHGGTLVILEQFDPLLALAAVQKEKCTAIYGVPTMFISELNHPMFDMFDLFSLRTGIMAGSPCPIETMKSVMNKMHCDEITIAYGLTEASPVFTQTSTDDPIERRVETVGTKLPHIEVKIIDPDTGEKLGPGEQGEICCRGYNVMKGYYKMPEATARTIDKDGWLHSGDLAEADEQGYYKITGRIKDMIIRGGENIYPREIEEFLYTMPEIRNVQVVGVPDEKYGEEVGAFIILEEGSDAKAEDIRDFARAKIARYKSPKHIFIVDEFPMTASGKIQKYKLRARAEQLSKAK; encoded by the coding sequence ATGACAAACCAGCTTTTTACCCGAAATACGCTGGGCGGATTTCTCACAGACCTGTCCCGCAGAAGCCCCGATAAAGACTTCATCATATACCCCGACAGAAATCTGAGATGGACATACAGGGAGTTTGATGAAAGGGTAAACAGGCTCGCCGCAGGCCTCTTAAACACAGGGATAGTCCAAGGGGATCACGTGGGAGTATGGGCGAGGAATGTGCCGGACTGGCTGACATTTCTATTCGCTTCTGCAAAGATTGGTGCCGTGCTGGTAACGGTGAATACGCTTTACAAGAAATTCGAGCTGGATTACGTTTTGAAGCAGTCTGACATGAAGGCCCTTGCAATAGTTGACGGCTGCAAAGACGTTGATTATGTGCAGACTGTTTACGAGCTCGTGCCCGAGCTGAAAACGCAGAAAAGAGGCGAACTCAAAAGCGAGAAATACCCTGAGCTCAGAAACGTTATCTACATCGGGCAGGAAAAACACAGGGGGATGTATAACACCAGCGAGCTTATGATTCTCGGCGAGCATACAAGCTGGGAGAAGGTTTATCAGAATGCATCAAATCTTGATTCTGATGAGGTGGTCAATATACAGTACACCTCCGGCACAACCGGCTTTCCCAAGGGCGTTATGCTCACTCACTCGAACATACTCAACAACGGCTACTACATCGGTGGAAGGCAGAAACTCACCAGCGCCGACAGGGTATGCCTGCCGGTGCCTCTTTTCCACTGCTTCGGGCTTGTTCTCGGTGTTATGGCAACGCTCACTCACGGGGGCACGCTCGTAATACTCGAGCAGTTTGACCCTCTGCTCGCCCTTGCAGCAGTTCAGAAGGAAAAATGCACGGCCATTTACGGCGTGCCTACAATGTTCATCTCAGAGCTTAACCACCCAATGTTCGATATGTTTGATCTTTTCAGCCTTCGTACGGGGATTATGGCAGGCTCGCCCTGCCCTATCGAAACAATGAAGAGCGTTATGAACAAGATGCACTGCGATGAGATAACTATCGCTTACGGGCTCACTGAGGCCTCTCCCGTGTTTACGCAGACCAGCACGGACGATCCGATTGAGAGAAGAGTTGAGACTGTGGGAACGAAACTCCCGCATATCGAGGTGAAGATTATAGACCCCGACACAGGCGAGAAGCTCGGACCGGGAGAACAGGGCGAAATCTGCTGCAGAGGATACAATGTAATGAAGGGCTACTACAAAATGCCCGAAGCCACCGCTCGAACAATAGACAAAGACGGCTGGCTGCACAGCGGCGATCTGGCAGAGGCTGATGAACAGGGCTACTACAAAATAACCGGCCGCATAAAGGATATGATCATCCGCGGCGGCGAGAATATCTACCCCAGGGAGATTGAAGAATTCCTTTACACAATGCCTGAGATACGGAATGTGCAGGTAGTGGGCGTACCGGATGAGAAGTACGGCGAGGAAGTTGGGGCATTTATTATCCTCGAAGAAGGCTCGGATGCAAAGGCTGAGGACATCAGGGACTTTGCGAGAGCCAAAATCGCAAGATACAAATCTCCAAAACATATCTTTATCGTTGATGAATTTCCCATGACAGCAAGCGGAAAGATCCAGAAGTACAAGCTAAGGGCAAGGGCGGAGCAATTATCCAAAGCAAAGTGA
- a CDS encoding XRE family transcriptional regulator encodes MADNNKLAERLKHQREQKDLGIDQLSKQSGISAEQIRKLEEGSRAPSLAPLIKIARGLGVRLGTLLDDDPGLSPAVVRGEESEKVVRFSGNSKAAGESELDFTSLASEKKDRHMEPFIISVKYSGSVDRSLSSHEGEEFIYVLEGNIEIDYGKHKYSLSQSDSIYYDSIVPHNVHAMGKDAKILAVVYTPF; translated from the coding sequence ATGGCTGATAACAATAAACTTGCGGAAAGACTTAAGCATCAAAGAGAGCAGAAAGATTTAGGCATAGACCAGCTCTCAAAACAAAGCGGTATCAGCGCCGAACAAATCAGGAAACTTGAAGAGGGCTCTCGTGCCCCATCCCTCGCTCCGCTTATCAAAATAGCACGCGGGCTGGGAGTTCGCCTCGGAACTCTGCTTGATGACGACCCGGGGCTGAGCCCTGCAGTAGTAAGGGGAGAGGAATCTGAGAAGGTTGTGCGTTTCAGCGGAAACTCTAAGGCAGCAGGGGAAAGCGAGCTGGACTTCACAAGCCTTGCCTCTGAAAAAAAAGACCGCCATATGGAGCCGTTCATCATCAGCGTGAAATATTCAGGCAGCGTTGACCGAAGCCTTTCCTCGCATGAGGGAGAGGAGTTTATATACGTGCTGGAGGGGAATATAGAGATCGATTACGGCAAGCATAAATACAGCCTTTCTCAGTCGGACAGTATATACTATGATTCGATAGTACCCCACAACGTGCACGCTATGGGCAAAGATGCCAAAATACTTGCAGTGGTTTACACACCTTTTTAA
- the ilvE gene encoding branched-chain-amino-acid transaminase, whose product MVQKIWLNGSLVDQENAKVSVLDHGLLYGDGVFEGIRVYSGKIFREKQHIDRLYSCAKYIRLNIKMSKEEMIDAMHRTVEANEVTDGYIRLVVSRGAGTLGLNPFHCPEPTVFIIAANIQLYPEELYENGLSVVSSSYMRNPTQCVPPQVKSLNYLNNILAKIEAIDNDVLEAIMYNSQGYVAEATGDNVFIVKDNIVCTPPVQAGSLNGITRQVVLELAEQAEYKTVEKNLTRFDLYSSDEMFLTGTAAEVIGVVKIDGRIIGDGSPGPITKDLRKRFYTCVNE is encoded by the coding sequence ATGGTTCAAAAGATTTGGCTCAACGGCTCGCTTGTTGACCAAGAGAATGCCAAGGTGTCTGTATTAGACCACGGCCTTCTTTACGGAGATGGAGTATTTGAAGGTATTCGTGTTTACAGCGGAAAAATATTCCGCGAAAAGCAGCACATAGACAGGCTCTACAGCTGTGCAAAGTATATCAGGCTCAATATCAAAATGAGCAAAGAGGAAATGATAGACGCAATGCACAGGACCGTTGAAGCCAACGAAGTTACCGACGGGTATATCCGCCTCGTAGTCTCCAGAGGTGCTGGAACTCTTGGCCTTAATCCGTTTCACTGCCCTGAGCCGACGGTGTTTATCATTGCCGCAAACATACAGCTATACCCCGAAGAGCTGTATGAAAACGGGCTTTCTGTAGTAAGCTCTTCATATATGAGAAACCCTACTCAATGCGTACCTCCGCAGGTTAAGAGCCTCAATTATCTCAATAACATACTCGCCAAAATCGAAGCGATAGACAATGATGTGCTTGAAGCGATAATGTACAACAGCCAGGGGTACGTAGCCGAAGCCACGGGTGATAATGTTTTTATCGTGAAAGACAACATAGTCTGCACTCCTCCGGTTCAGGCAGGCTCGCTTAACGGTATTACCCGGCAGGTTGTCCTCGAGCTCGCAGAGCAGGCCGAATACAAAACAGTTGAGAAAAATCTCACAAGGTTCGATCTCTACTCATCAGATGAGATGTTCCTCACGGGAACTGCTGCTGAGGTGATCGGTGTTGTGAAGATTGACGGACGGATAATCGGAGACGGGAGCCCGGGGCCTATCACAAAAGACCTTAGAAAAAGGTTCTACACCTGCGTAAATGAGTAA
- a CDS encoding complex I 24 kDa subunit family protein: protein MPDYTELKQYIDSLRDKPHFESYLIAVLHKAQKLYGYLTLDAMNIISEQMNIPTAHIWGVATFYSFFNLSEKGKHNVAVCMGTACYVKGANVVLDTLKKELGVEVGGTTEDMLFTLQEARCVGACGLAPVMMIDDEIYGDLTPDKTVEIIKSYRENAKAAG, encoded by the coding sequence ATGCCCGACTATACAGAACTCAAGCAGTATATAGACAGCCTGAGAGATAAGCCGCACTTCGAGTCATACCTGATTGCAGTGCTTCACAAGGCTCAGAAGCTCTACGGATATCTAACCCTGGATGCAATGAACATCATCTCAGAGCAGATGAACATCCCAACGGCTCATATATGGGGCGTTGCTACATTCTACAGCTTCTTCAACCTCTCAGAAAAAGGCAAGCACAATGTAGCGGTATGCATGGGAACGGCCTGTTATGTTAAGGGAGCAAATGTTGTGCTCGATACGCTCAAGAAAGAACTGGGCGTGGAAGTGGGCGGAACAACGGAAGATATGCTCTTTACTCTTCAGGAGGCCCGCTGTGTTGGTGCTTGCGGGCTTGCTCCAGTGATGATGATTGATGACGAAATCTACGGTGACCTCACACCAGATAAGACCGTAGAGATAATCAAATCATACAGAGAAAATGCAAAAGCTGCGGGATAA
- the hydG gene encoding [FeFe] hydrogenase H-cluster radical SAM maturase HydG produces MDTKSWIENRIKQDEIDKYLENGEDFINTEEIESVLAGAEGKEPEPARVREIIAKSLNVENLTPQETAELLNVTDPDMLAEMQEAALKVKKKVYDNRIVTFAPLYMSNLCVNNCSYCGFRTENEQSSRRALSMEEVKKEAEVLAGKIGHKRLIVVYGEHPSTDVDYVADTINTVYSAKMPTKKGYGSIRRVNVNMAPIQIDELKYLRDVGIGTYQVFQETYHKPTYAKVHPANTIKGNYRWRLYCMHRALEAGVDDVGIGALFGLYDDWKFEVMGLLYHSIELEDKFGIGPHTISFPRIEPAVNTPYVSQCKGVSNDDFERLVTVVRLAVPHTGLIITCREDAEFKDKCLSYGCTQTDASSQIGIGGYAELAESAQEEIRQQFVLGDTRSLDTMIGDYAEKGMITSFCTAGYRCGRTGKCIMNLLKSGEEGKFCKLNAVITFREWLDDFAGERTKQLGEKVIQKEIREIKEQSPEKVYQQFMSNYERTLNGERDIYF; encoded by the coding sequence ATGGACACAAAAAGCTGGATAGAAAACAGAATCAAGCAGGATGAGATTGATAAGTACCTCGAGAATGGGGAAGACTTTATCAACACCGAAGAGATTGAATCTGTACTCGCCGGCGCTGAGGGAAAAGAGCCGGAGCCGGCAAGGGTGCGTGAGATAATCGCCAAGAGCCTTAACGTGGAGAATCTCACCCCGCAGGAAACTGCCGAGCTTCTCAACGTTACAGACCCTGATATGCTTGCTGAGATGCAGGAAGCGGCTCTGAAGGTCAAGAAAAAGGTTTACGACAACCGGATTGTTACCTTTGCCCCGCTTTATATGTCTAATCTCTGCGTGAACAACTGCTCCTACTGCGGTTTCAGGACTGAAAACGAGCAGTCCTCCCGCCGAGCCCTTTCAATGGAAGAGGTGAAAAAGGAAGCGGAAGTTCTGGCTGGGAAGATCGGTCATAAACGGCTTATCGTTGTTTACGGCGAGCACCCAAGCACAGACGTGGATTATGTGGCTGATACGATCAACACCGTTTACAGCGCAAAGATGCCCACGAAAAAGGGCTACGGCTCAATCAGGCGTGTCAACGTGAATATGGCTCCTATTCAGATTGATGAACTCAAATATCTCAGAGACGTTGGGATAGGCACATATCAGGTGTTTCAGGAGACATACCACAAACCTACTTACGCCAAGGTTCACCCCGCCAACACGATCAAAGGCAACTACCGCTGGAGGCTGTACTGTATGCACAGGGCTCTGGAGGCAGGAGTTGATGATGTGGGAATCGGGGCTCTTTTCGGCCTGTACGACGACTGGAAATTTGAAGTGATGGGTCTTTTGTATCATTCAATAGAGCTGGAAGATAAATTCGGGATTGGGCCTCATACAATTTCATTCCCTCGAATTGAACCGGCAGTGAACACACCTTACGTATCGCAGTGCAAAGGCGTGAGCAACGATGATTTCGAGAGGCTGGTAACAGTAGTCCGGCTTGCGGTCCCGCATACAGGGCTTATCATTACTTGCAGGGAAGATGCAGAGTTTAAGGATAAATGCCTCAGCTACGGCTGCACCCAGACAGACGCCTCATCCCAGATCGGAATCGGCGGGTATGCAGAGCTTGCAGAATCGGCGCAGGAAGAAATCCGGCAGCAGTTTGTTCTCGGGGATACCAGAAGCCTTGATACGATGATAGGCGACTACGCCGAGAAGGGAATGATCACCTCATTCTGCACAGCAGGCTATCGCTGCGGACGTACGGGCAAGTGCATTATGAACCTGCTTAAGTCAGGCGAAGAGGGCAAATTCTGCAAGCTTAATGCAGTGATCACCTTCCGCGAATGGCTTGATGATTTTGCCGGCGAAAGGACTAAGCAGCTCGGCGAAAAGGTTATCCAGAAAGAGATCCGGGAGATCAAAGAACAAAGCCCTGAAAAGGTTTATCAGCAGTTTATGAGCAATTATGAACGAACGCTGAACGGTGAAAGAGATATTTATTTTTAG
- a CDS encoding NADH-dependent [FeFe] hydrogenase, group A6: MDLITIHIDDIEYKVEPGQTIMQAADKLGYKIPRLCYHPKLSIEGACRVCIVQVEGARNFSASCATPVRDGMKIYTNTPEVRRARRDIVELILDNHPQDCHTCERDGICELQRLSSSVGIQKRHFEGERKEYNEDYSSISVVRNPNKCILCGRCVRMCSEIQEVTNLGLANRGFKTVVMPAFDMPMSESVCAACGQCVNICPTAAFLENNSCQDVFDLLGDKSKVKTVNVAPSVRASIGEAFGLEPGRDMEGQIFAALRKLGFDYVFDTNFAADLTIMEEASELVHRIKNGGTLPMLTSCSSGWMKFVEQFYPELLEHLSTCKSPMSMAGAVIKSYFAESLGVKQDDIVNVGIMPCTAKKFEASRPELDVDGIKSTDEVLTTRELAWMIKSAGINFVDMEPEKPDNPLSVYSGAGVIFGATGGVMEAAIRTAHYMITGEELGEVNVEAVRGMKGIKKGSVMIGDMEVRVAAAHGLGNAEKLLKEAKEHPDRYHFIEIMACPGGCIGGGGQPYPLTNSIPLDEECLAKRASALYSSDDTNEIRVSHENPDIKKLYEEYLGEPLGEISHKYLHTHYKPKEPKGVIPTELLSKC; the protein is encoded by the coding sequence ATGGACTTAATAACCATACATATAGACGATATAGAATATAAAGTGGAACCCGGCCAGACGATTATGCAGGCCGCAGACAAGCTCGGCTACAAGATACCGAGGCTTTGCTATCATCCCAAGCTCTCAATCGAAGGGGCCTGCAGGGTTTGTATTGTGCAGGTGGAAGGGGCAAGAAATTTCTCTGCCTCCTGCGCTACGCCTGTTAGAGACGGGATGAAGATCTATACCAACACCCCGGAAGTAAGGCGGGCAAGGCGTGATATCGTAGAATTGATTCTCGATAATCACCCGCAGGACTGCCATACCTGTGAGAGAGACGGCATATGCGAGCTCCAGAGGCTCTCTTCTTCTGTTGGTATTCAGAAAAGGCATTTCGAGGGCGAGAGGAAAGAATACAACGAGGACTACTCTTCGATTTCAGTAGTGCGGAATCCGAACAAATGCATTCTCTGCGGCAGATGCGTGAGGATGTGTTCTGAGATACAGGAAGTAACGAATCTCGGCCTTGCAAACAGGGGCTTTAAGACAGTGGTAATGCCGGCATTTGATATGCCGATGAGCGAGAGCGTTTGCGCAGCCTGCGGGCAGTGCGTGAATATCTGCCCCACCGCTGCATTCCTCGAGAACAACAGCTGTCAGGACGTGTTTGATCTTCTGGGCGATAAGAGCAAGGTTAAAACAGTTAACGTAGCTCCTTCAGTGAGAGCATCTATCGGCGAGGCTTTCGGGCTTGAGCCGGGGAGGGATATGGAAGGCCAGATATTTGCAGCCCTCCGCAAGCTCGGCTTTGACTACGTTTTCGATACAAACTTCGCAGCAGACCTTACGATTATGGAAGAGGCCAGCGAGCTTGTTCACCGAATCAAGAACGGCGGAACGCTCCCGATGCTCACCTCCTGTTCAAGCGGCTGGATGAAATTCGTAGAGCAGTTCTATCCTGAGCTTCTTGAGCATCTGTCAACCTGCAAATCTCCGATGAGTATGGCAGGGGCAGTGATAAAATCATACTTCGCAGAGAGCTTAGGCGTTAAGCAGGACGATATTGTGAATGTAGGCATAATGCCCTGCACAGCGAAGAAGTTTGAGGCTTCAAGGCCGGAGCTCGATGTTGACGGGATCAAATCTACTGATGAAGTGTTAACTACAAGAGAGCTCGCTTGGATGATCAAAAGCGCAGGGATAAACTTCGTTGATATGGAGCCTGAGAAGCCGGACAATCCGCTCAGCGTTTATTCAGGCGCAGGCGTTATTTTCGGAGCAACAGGCGGCGTGATGGAAGCTGCAATCAGAACAGCTCATTATATGATCACAGGCGAAGAGCTGGGCGAGGTGAATGTAGAAGCGGTCAGAGGTATGAAGGGCATCAAGAAGGGATCAGTTATGATCGGCGATATGGAAGTACGCGTGGCAGCAGCCCACGGGCTGGGAAATGCCGAGAAGCTTCTCAAGGAAGCCAAGGAACATCCCGACAGATACCACTTCATCGAAATAATGGCCTGCCCGGGCGGCTGTATCGGCGGAGGGGGACAGCCCTATCCGCTAACAAACAGCATCCCGCTGGACGAGGAATGCCTCGCCAAGAGGGCCTCCGCCCTTTACAGCAGCGATGACACAAACGAGATCAGGGTTAGCCATGAGAACCCCGATATCAAGAAGCTCTATGAGGAATACCTCGGCGAACCCCTCGGTGAGATTTCACATAAATACCTTCACACCCATTACAAACCGAAGGAGCCCAAGGGAGTTATTCCAACTGAGCTGCTCTCAAAATGTTAG